A DNA window from Flavisolibacter ginsenosidimutans contains the following coding sequences:
- a CDS encoding DUF1800 domain-containing protein: protein MGNKNLTRRHFFRSLAAPADTGTQDDPLFEKYSRKKLTTRHYSTDEVQLKVGTEEDTSVAQRTGNPVTSGLNAYAGTWTEWEVLHLLRRTNFGWKKAWVDALLPLTPSAAVDAVLNINNTPPSPPVNWYQNIANNADENNLPYGADWTNDFFPTNSVGQTTNSNRNSGMRRWLFGLILNGDATIREKMVWFWYHFIPIDFDTIYQSSNAYINTNSARFFYRYFKLFRDNALGNFKTLIRAVAVEPGMMYYLNNQQNSATAPDENFARELMELFTLGKDDPNNTYAQSDVVAAAQVLTGWRVQSINTANPATNFVSGSHKQGNKTFSSFFNNTVITGQTGAAGANELDALINMIFSKQVEVSKYICRRLYRYFVYYDIDANIEANVIAPLAQTFVANNWNIQPVLNQLFKSEHFFDMANRGCYIKSPFDLVGGAINMLALNTTDANIEYQYRIWSKYNDGYCLSMEQQMGTIPNVSGWNAYYQTPAYHEYWINSNSVQKRFTFIQDMFNGHTVGSVYSGGTTLRSFKVDPVAFALSFGNAIARDPNALTAICIKYLLPIDLSQGQKDQLKGSTLLSGQSTDSYWTTAWDTWYNNQTSANRSVIEPRLKNLLSGICQLAEYQLM, encoded by the coding sequence ATGGGAAATAAAAACCTTACGCGAAGGCATTTCTTCCGTTCGCTTGCCGCCCCGGCAGACACAGGCACGCAAGACGATCCGCTGTTTGAGAAATACAGCCGGAAAAAATTAACCACGCGGCATTACAGCACCGACGAAGTACAATTAAAAGTCGGTACTGAAGAAGACACAAGCGTCGCGCAACGCACGGGCAATCCCGTTACCAGCGGCCTGAATGCTTATGCCGGTACGTGGACAGAATGGGAAGTGCTGCACCTTTTGCGCCGCACCAACTTTGGCTGGAAGAAAGCCTGGGTAGATGCCTTGCTTCCACTAACGCCATCGGCCGCGGTAGATGCGGTACTCAACATAAACAACACGCCACCATCGCCGCCGGTAAACTGGTACCAGAACATTGCCAACAACGCCGATGAAAACAACCTGCCTTACGGTGCCGACTGGACGAATGATTTCTTTCCCACAAACTCCGTGGGACAAACCACCAACAGCAACCGAAACAGCGGCATGCGGCGCTGGTTGTTCGGGTTGATCTTAAACGGCGATGCCACCATTCGCGAGAAAATGGTTTGGTTCTGGTATCATTTTATTCCCATTGATTTTGACACGATCTATCAATCGTCCAACGCTTACATCAATACCAATTCCGCACGGTTCTTTTACCGTTACTTCAAGCTCTTTCGCGATAATGCTTTGGGCAATTTTAAAACCCTCATTCGCGCCGTGGCCGTAGAACCCGGCATGATGTATTACCTGAACAACCAGCAAAACAGCGCCACGGCACCCGATGAAAATTTTGCCCGGGAGTTGATGGAACTCTTTACGTTGGGCAAGGACGATCCGAACAACACGTATGCACAAAGCGATGTAGTAGCGGCCGCACAAGTGCTTACCGGCTGGCGGGTGCAAAGCATCAACACCGCGAATCCCGCTACCAATTTTGTTTCGGGATCGCACAAGCAGGGCAACAAAACTTTTTCTTCGTTTTTTAACAACACGGTCATCACGGGCCAAACGGGAGCCGCTGGCGCAAACGAATTGGATGCGCTCATCAACATGATTTTTTCAAAACAGGTGGAGGTGAGCAAATACATCTGCCGCAGGCTGTATCGCTATTTTGTTTATTACGACATTGACGCAAACATTGAAGCGAATGTGATTGCGCCGCTGGCGCAAACATTCGTTGCCAACAACTGGAACATTCAGCCGGTGCTAAACCAGTTGTTCAAGAGCGAACATTTTTTTGACATGGCCAACCGCGGTTGTTATATCAAAAGTCCCTTCGATTTAGTGGGCGGCGCCATCAACATGCTGGCCTTAAATACAACGGATGCGAACATTGAGTACCAGTACCGAATCTGGAGCAAATACAACGACGGCTATTGCCTGAGCATGGAGCAGCAGATGGGCACCATACCAAACGTCTCGGGATGGAACGCTTATTATCAAACGCCGGCTTACCACGAGTACTGGATAAATTCCAACTCCGTGCAAAAGCGCTTCACGTTTATCCAGGACATGTTTAACGGGCATACGGTAGGCAGCGTGTACAGCGGCGGAACTACGTTGCGTTCTTTTAAGGTTGACCCGGTGGCTTTTGCACTTTCCTTTGGCAACGCCATTGCCCGCGACCCCAACGCACTAACCGCCATTTGCATAAAATATCTTTTGCCGATTGATCTAAGCCAGGGACAAAAAGACCAACTGAAGGGCTCTACGTTGTTGAGCGGGCAGTCTACCGATTCGTATTGGACCACGGCTTGGGATACCTGGTACAACAACCAAACATCGGCCAACCGCTCGGTGATTGAACCGCGGTTGAAGAATCTTCTTTCGGGCATTTGTCAACTAGCAGAATACCAATTGATGTGA
- a CDS encoding DUF1501 domain-containing protein: MKRRDFIKNTSAASVPLLLNNIPLFASPSTGNNLLDMLAQSSQSCGKVLVVIQQNGGNDGLNTVIPLDKYSTLQNVRSNILPPQANILALNGTSTTGLNPAMTEMRDLYNNGKLAIVQAVSYPNPNFSHFRATDIWFSGSASNQYWDTGWLGRDLDTTYPNYPQNYPNTQAPDPLAVQIGSTLPFSLQGPAVNMGYNVTDPNALLNVINATTDPAPNNDYGHELTFLRLMKDQSNVYRGRITSAYNAQQTLSTLYPASGNTLANQLKMVARLIGGGLQTPIYIVNHPYSHDTHSAQVNSDLITGTQANNLSILSKAVAAFQDDIEKMGKGSKVTGMTFSEFGRRVMSNASVGTDHGTAAPVFFFGAALQAGVIGTSASFSVNGSGNIDVNSQVNMQYDFRQLYATVMQDWLCLTPTESATVLGSSFPKLPIFAAAAPLPLEGVSLTGQYYQGQSRLNCHAEQNGKYRWYALEFSTDGSQFAEVSRQTNTSLAAAATYTFLHTTSAPKMFYRIAAQNLQGKTDYSNTVLLRSSDRQQLIRVFPNPVQNNNIHVEFFEKVDGPVDVTIYDLVGAKVYYNRFSGVQNSLAFRVPPSFSRETHYILEVVYGDTRAREQIIFR; the protein is encoded by the coding sequence ATGAAACGCCGCGATTTTATAAAAAACACGTCCGCTGCTTCGGTTCCGTTGCTGCTCAACAACATTCCGCTTTTTGCTTCACCTTCTACCGGCAACAATCTGCTCGATATGCTGGCGCAAAGCTCGCAGAGTTGTGGCAAGGTGCTCGTCGTCATTCAGCAAAACGGCGGGAACGACGGCTTAAACACCGTCATCCCCCTGGACAAATATTCTACCCTGCAAAACGTCCGCAGCAACATTCTGCCCCCGCAAGCCAACATTCTTGCACTGAACGGAACAAGCACCACCGGCTTAAATCCGGCCATGACGGAGATGCGTGATTTGTACAACAACGGCAAGCTTGCCATCGTGCAGGCAGTTTCTTATCCCAATCCAAACTTTAGTCACTTTAGAGCAACGGACATTTGGTTTTCCGGCTCCGCATCCAATCAATATTGGGATACCGGTTGGTTGGGCAGAGATCTTGATACAACGTATCCAAATTATCCGCAGAATTATCCCAACACGCAAGCCCCCGATCCGCTGGCGGTTCAAATTGGTTCAACCCTGCCGTTTTCTTTACAAGGCCCGGCGGTGAACATGGGTTACAATGTTACGGACCCGAATGCGTTGCTAAATGTGATTAACGCCACGACTGACCCTGCACCGAACAACGATTACGGTCACGAGCTAACGTTTTTGCGGTTGATGAAAGACCAAAGCAACGTGTACCGCGGCCGCATCACATCCGCTTACAATGCGCAGCAAACACTTTCAACGTTGTACCCGGCATCGGGCAATACGCTGGCCAATCAATTAAAGATGGTGGCGCGATTGATTGGCGGCGGACTGCAAACGCCGATTTATATTGTCAATCATCCGTACTCGCACGATACGCATTCCGCGCAAGTCAATTCGGATTTGATCACCGGCACGCAGGCCAACAACTTGAGCATTCTGTCGAAAGCGGTTGCCGCTTTTCAGGATGACATTGAAAAGATGGGCAAGGGCTCCAAAGTAACGGGCATGACCTTTAGCGAATTTGGCCGCCGCGTGATGAGCAATGCATCTGTCGGTACCGATCACGGTACGGCTGCGCCTGTGTTTTTTTTCGGGGCCGCTCTTCAGGCAGGCGTCATCGGCACGTCGGCGTCGTTTTCCGTTAACGGTAGCGGTAACATTGATGTAAACTCACAAGTGAATATGCAGTATGACTTCCGCCAATTGTATGCAACGGTGATGCAGGACTGGCTTTGCTTAACCCCAACCGAATCGGCAACCGTGTTGGGAAGTTCATTTCCCAAATTGCCCATCTTTGCGGCGGCGGCGCCGTTGCCGCTGGAAGGTGTTTCGCTTACGGGGCAATACTACCAGGGTCAAAGCCGACTGAATTGTCATGCCGAACAAAACGGGAAATACCGTTGGTATGCGTTGGAGTTTTCTACCGATGGAAGCCAGTTTGCCGAAGTAAGCCGGCAAACAAATACAAGCCTTGCCGCTGCGGCAACTTATACCTTCTTGCACACAACATCGGCACCCAAAATGTTTTACCGCATTGCCGCGCAAAACCTACAAGGCAAAACGGATTATTCAAACACCGTCTTGCTTCGTTCCTCCGACAGGCAACAATTAATACGCGTCTTTCCGAACCCGGTTCAGAACAACAATATCCACGTTGAATTTTTTGAAAAGGTTGACGGCCCTGTTGACGTAACGATTTACGATTTGGTGGGCGCCAAGGTTTATTACAACCGTTTCAGCGGCGTGCAAAACAGTTTGGCCTTTCGCGTGCCGCCTTCGTTCTCGCGGGAAACGCATTACATACTCGAAGTTGTTTACGGCGACACGAGGGCGAGGGAGCAAATCATTTTCCGGTAA
- a CDS encoding response regulator — translation MQTEKHKTKRILLVDDDIDLLMLLERKLQKSGYLIESAASMPEAEYVLSLFKPDLVILDINIAGDDGRQLCWKIKHAEGARKAKVILMSGYNYPISGPLSFGADDYVAKPFQSEYLVNKVERLLSEEPAPEPVFVFAPPKEDLK, via the coding sequence ATGCAAACAGAAAAACACAAAACAAAGCGCATCCTGCTGGTGGATGATGACATTGACCTGTTGATGTTGCTGGAACGCAAACTGCAAAAATCCGGTTACCTCATCGAATCCGCTGCTTCCATGCCCGAAGCCGAGTACGTACTGTCTTTATTCAAGCCCGATCTGGTTATTCTTGACATAAACATTGCCGGCGATGATGGCCGCCAGCTTTGCTGGAAGATAAAGCACGCCGAAGGCGCCCGCAAAGCAAAAGTCATTTTAATGTCGGGATATAATTATCCCATCAGCGGCCCGCTTTCCTTTGGCGCTGATGATTACGTGGCCAAACCCTTTCAATCGGAGTATTTGGTTAACAAGGTAGAACGTTTGTTAAGTGAAGAACCGGCGCCCGAACCTGTTTTTGTTTTTGCGCCACCGAAAGAAGACCTGAAGTAA
- the serS gene encoding serine--tRNA ligase, translated as MLQLAVLRSNPQEVKQRLAVRNFKEPELVDAIISLDDERKKLTFQFDETKAKINAASKQIGGLMAKGNKEEAEEKKKEVEGFKNTLGPVEEALAKAEKELNELLVRLPNLPSSKVPKGTSPDDNEVVRTGGGKPQLYSGAVPHWELAKKYDLIDFELGNKITGSGFPVYKGKGAKLQRSLIQCFLDYNTSAGYTEYMPPFMVNEASAYGTGQLPDKEGQMYHVTEDNLYLIPTAEVPVTNIYRDEILKAAELPVRMTAYTPCFRREAGSYGKDVRGLNRLHQFDKVEIVQLVHPDKSYDTLEEMVTHVEKLLQTLGLHYRILRLCGGDMGFTSALTYDFEVWSAAQERWLEVSSVSNFESYQTNRMKIRFKDENNKTQLVHSLNGSSLALPRILACLLENNQDENGIKLPVVLQSYFGSEMI; from the coding sequence ATGTTACAACTGGCCGTTTTGCGCAGCAATCCGCAGGAAGTAAAACAACGTTTGGCTGTCAGGAATTTTAAAGAACCGGAATTGGTGGATGCAATCATCTCATTGGATGATGAACGCAAAAAGCTCACCTTTCAGTTTGACGAAACCAAGGCAAAGATCAACGCCGCATCAAAACAGATTGGCGGCCTGATGGCAAAAGGCAACAAAGAAGAAGCAGAGGAAAAGAAGAAAGAGGTAGAAGGTTTTAAAAATACTTTGGGGCCAGTTGAAGAAGCGTTAGCCAAAGCAGAAAAAGAATTGAACGAACTGCTGGTGCGGTTGCCCAATCTGCCGTCATCCAAAGTACCCAAAGGCACTTCGCCCGACGACAACGAAGTGGTGCGCACGGGCGGCGGCAAACCGCAACTTTACAGCGGCGCCGTACCGCATTGGGAACTGGCAAAAAAATACGACCTCATTGATTTTGAATTGGGCAACAAAATCACGGGCAGCGGCTTTCCGGTGTACAAAGGCAAGGGAGCAAAACTTCAGCGAAGCCTCATTCAATGTTTTCTTGATTACAACACAAGCGCCGGTTACACCGAGTACATGCCGCCGTTTATGGTGAACGAAGCATCGGCTTACGGCACCGGACAACTGCCCGACAAGGAAGGCCAGATGTATCACGTAACCGAAGACAATTTATACCTCATTCCAACCGCCGAAGTGCCGGTAACAAACATCTATCGCGACGAGATTTTAAAAGCCGCTGAATTGCCGGTAAGAATGACGGCCTATACGCCCTGCTTTCGCAGAGAAGCGGGCAGCTACGGCAAAGACGTTCGCGGCCTCAATCGTTTGCATCAATTCGACAAAGTGGAAATCGTGCAATTGGTTCATCCCGATAAAAGCTACGATACCCTGGAAGAAATGGTGACGCACGTAGAAAAACTTTTGCAAACCCTCGGCCTGCACTACCGCATTCTTCGCTTGTGTGGCGGCGACATGGGCTTTACATCCGCACTGACTTATGATTTTGAAGTGTGGAGCGCTGCGCAGGAACGTTGGCTTGAAGTGAGTTCGGTTTCCAACTTTGAATCGTATCAAACAAACCGCATGAAGATTCGTTTCAAAGACGAGAACAACAAAACACAATTGGTGCATTCGCTCAACGGAAGTTCGCTTGCACTGCCGCGCATTCTTGCCTGTTTGCTGGAAAACAACCAGGATGAAAACGGCATCAAATTGCCGGTGGTTTTGCAATCTTATTTTGGCAGTGAAATGATTTGA
- a CDS encoding YgjV family protein, translated as MKWFAPTFFLLPSTFYLLPPMLVQAFGYLASLLLALSLLVSNDLKFRWLNTGGCFFFIVYGVLIGAFPIILTNTLLLLINLWGLVKIYRKTEDFDLLEFGTDATLIKKFLSFYAKDINAYFPDFKLEEATDAIRFVVLRDVVVANVFVAALLDDGTAEVQLNYTVPKYRDYKVGRFIFEKEKDYLLSKGIKKLVYKTVANKNHRRFLTVMGFEKTTEGYVKNLDA; from the coding sequence ATAAAATGGTTCGCTCCTACCTTCTTCCTCCTACCTTCTACATTCTATCTCCTACCTCCTATGCTCGTTCAAGCCTTCGGTTATCTTGCTTCGTTGTTGCTCGCTCTTTCCTTGCTTGTGAGCAACGATTTAAAATTTCGCTGGCTCAACACCGGCGGTTGCTTTTTCTTTATCGTGTACGGCGTGTTGATTGGCGCTTTCCCCATCATTCTTACCAACACGCTTTTGCTGCTGATTAACCTTTGGGGCCTTGTAAAAATTTACCGCAAGACGGAAGATTTTGATTTGCTGGAATTTGGTACTGATGCCACGCTGATTAAAAAGTTTTTGAGCTTTTACGCAAAAGATATCAACGCTTATTTTCCGGATTTTAAACTGGAAGAAGCAACGGACGCCATTCGCTTTGTGGTGCTGCGCGACGTGGTGGTGGCCAACGTGTTTGTGGCCGCGCTGTTGGACGATGGAACGGCCGAAGTACAACTGAACTACACCGTTCCCAAATACCGCGACTACAAAGTGGGCCGTTTTATTTTTGAAAAGGAGAAAGATTATTTGCTTTCGAAAGGCATAAAAAAACTGGTGTATAAAACGGTTGCCAATAAAAACCACCGGCGGTTTTTAACCGTCATGGGTTTTGAAAAAACGACGGAAGGTTATGTAAAAAATCTCGACGCATAG
- a CDS encoding outer membrane beta-barrel protein, with protein MRKTLLLTIAVICLAQISNAQISKGSLFLGGSLSFGSSSNKDQNTSTQDSKSSGWNISPQFGKAIATNKIVGVYVNFSHNNFESGSGTQLQQRPSNTYGGGVFYRRYYPLPSRFYLFGEASLGTSIGKEEQKYGGSLQTQTERTSIGFSITPGISYAASSKLYLEASLNSLANLYYQWAKTTTYPPATGGVTSISNQKQFGVAANGNGTSGISIGLRWILPSKS; from the coding sequence ATGAGAAAAACATTACTCTTAACCATTGCTGTGATTTGCCTCGCACAAATTTCCAACGCACAAATTTCAAAAGGCTCCTTGTTTTTGGGCGGTTCCCTTTCTTTCGGTAGTTCGTCCAACAAAGACCAGAACACCTCAACGCAAGATTCGAAAAGCAGTGGATGGAACATCAGTCCCCAGTTTGGGAAAGCCATCGCAACCAATAAAATTGTGGGAGTTTATGTGAACTTCTCTCATAACAATTTTGAATCGGGAAGCGGTACGCAATTGCAGCAGCGGCCAAGCAACACCTATGGCGGCGGTGTGTTTTACCGGCGCTATTATCCTTTGCCTTCGCGGTTTTATCTTTTTGGTGAAGCTTCGCTGGGAACCAGCATTGGCAAGGAGGAACAGAAGTATGGTGGTAGTTTGCAAACCCAAACCGAACGCACATCCATTGGCTTCAGCATTACGCCGGGCATTTCTTATGCCGCATCTTCAAAGCTTTATTTAGAAGCTTCACTGAACAGTTTAGCCAACCTTTATTACCAGTGGGCCAAAACAACAACCTATCCCCCCGCTACAGGCGGCGTTACTTCCATATCCAATCAAAAACAATTTGGTGTGGCCGCAAACGGTAATGGGACGAGTGGAATTAGCATCGGCTTACGCTGGATTCTTCCCTCAAAAAGCTGA
- a CDS encoding OPT family oligopeptide transporter, with product MAETTTFKPFVPAETNMKEFTLKALLMGSFFGVLFGAATVYLALKAGLTVSASIPIAVMAITVGRKLFGTTILENNIIQTTGSAGESIASGVVFTLPGFLFLSNVQSANYFDYVVIFVLAVFGGMLGTLMMIPLRRSLIVKEHGVLPYPEGTACAAVLKAGEKGGEFAKLAFQGLGFAFVYAIFQRMFRVVAETVSFATTATNKYFPSANLAGDITPEYLGVGYIIGPRIAGVLVAGGVLSWFVFIPLLSSLIPDPVIAAQQFKLGLIHDLSKVNLGSGGWNPATQTFTDKAEALYRAYIRQIGAGAVAAGGFMTLIKTIPTIISSFKQSIGSVGEAKGEGVKRTDRDLDIKIVLFGSIILIILMAALPMIPGNNIFSKLLVGLLVIIFGAFFVTVSSRIVGLIGSSNNPISGMTIATVMSTCLIFIAVGWRGQGYEAMALVVGGMVCIAAANAGATSQDLKTGYLIGSTPRYQQLALFVGAIVSAVVVGFTVKFLDKPSAELAAQGVQHAIGTTYNAPQATLMATLVKGILSFNLDWNFVIVGAFLAVVMELCGVKALSFAVGAYLPLSTTLPIFIGGAIRGLVDVVKKKRNDKVVEGEEDLESGNLYATGLVAGGALMGVVFAFLQGSDAIAGWLKKISVEEKLANALGETGFYFLGVAAFAFMGYMLYRAGIKRHKHIM from the coding sequence ATGGCCGAAACGACTACGTTTAAACCCTTTGTACCTGCGGAAACAAACATGAAAGAATTCACCCTGAAGGCTTTGCTCATGGGTTCTTTCTTTGGCGTTTTATTTGGCGCGGCTACTGTTTATTTGGCCTTGAAAGCAGGTCTTACCGTTAGCGCTTCTATTCCCATTGCGGTAATGGCCATCACCGTTGGACGAAAACTTTTCGGCACTACCATTCTTGAAAACAACATCATTCAAACAACGGGTTCTGCTGGCGAAAGCATTGCATCGGGTGTGGTGTTTACGCTGCCGGGTTTTTTGTTTTTGAGCAATGTGCAATCGGCCAACTATTTTGATTACGTCGTCATTTTTGTTCTCGCCGTTTTTGGCGGCATGCTGGGTACGTTGATGATGATTCCGCTGCGTCGTTCACTCATTGTAAAAGAACACGGCGTGCTGCCTTACCCCGAAGGAACGGCTTGCGCGGCTGTATTAAAGGCCGGTGAAAAAGGCGGCGAGTTTGCCAAGCTTGCGTTTCAGGGTTTGGGCTTTGCGTTTGTGTATGCCATCTTTCAACGCATGTTTCGCGTGGTGGCCGAAACGGTAAGCTTTGCCACAACCGCGACGAACAAATATTTTCCTTCGGCCAATCTTGCCGGCGACATTACACCCGAATATTTAGGCGTGGGTTATATCATCGGCCCGCGCATCGCGGGTGTGTTGGTGGCAGGCGGTGTGCTTTCGTGGTTTGTTTTCATTCCGCTGCTATCCTCGCTTATTCCCGATCCTGTAATTGCTGCGCAACAGTTTAAGCTTGGCTTGATACACGATCTTTCAAAAGTGAATCTTGGCTCCGGTGGATGGAACCCGGCCACGCAAACCTTTACCGATAAAGCCGAAGCCCTTTATCGTGCGTATATCCGGCAGATTGGCGCCGGCGCCGTGGCTGCCGGTGGCTTTATGACCTTGATTAAAACCATTCCCACCATCATCTCTTCTTTCAAGCAAAGCATAGGTTCTGTGGGCGAAGCAAAAGGTGAAGGTGTAAAGAGAACCGACCGTGACCTGGACATAAAGATTGTTTTATTCGGGAGCATCATTTTAATTATATTGATGGCGGCTTTGCCGATGATACCCGGCAACAACATTTTCAGCAAACTGCTGGTAGGTTTATTGGTCATCATCTTCGGTGCATTCTTCGTAACGGTTTCATCACGCATTGTGGGTTTGATTGGTTCGAGTAACAATCCTATTTCGGGTATGACCATCGCGACTGTGATGAGCACTTGCTTGATTTTTATTGCGGTGGGTTGGCGCGGACAAGGCTATGAAGCAATGGCATTGGTGGTTGGCGGTATGGTGTGCATTGCTGCAGCAAATGCGGGTGCAACGTCGCAAGATTTGAAGACGGGTTATTTGATTGGCTCTACGCCGCGCTACCAACAACTGGCTTTGTTCGTTGGCGCCATTGTATCGGCCGTTGTTGTTGGTTTCACTGTAAAATTTTTAGACAAGCCCAGTGCTGAATTAGCAGCGCAAGGTGTTCAACACGCCATTGGCACAACGTACAACGCACCGCAAGCCACGTTGATGGCAACGCTGGTGAAAGGCATTCTTTCGTTCAACCTTGACTGGAACTTTGTAATCGTTGGTGCTTTTCTTGCCGTTGTGATGGAGCTCTGCGGCGTAAAAGCCTTGAGCTTTGCCGTGGGTGCGTATTTGCCTTTGTCAACAACGCTGCCGATTTTCATTGGCGGCGCTATCAGAGGTTTAGTAGATGTAGTGAAGAAGAAGCGCAACGACAAAGTTGTTGAAGGCGAAGAAGATTTGGAAAGCGGCAATTTATACGCAACGGGTCTTGTGGCCGGCGGTGCGCTGATGGGTGTCGTCTTCGCTTTTTTGCAAGGCAGCGATGCAATAGCCGGTTGGTTAAAAAAGATAAGCGTTGAAGAAAAACTGGCAAATGCCCTGGGCGAAACAGGCTTTTATTTTTTGGGTGTTGCGGCCTTTGCGTTCATGGGATACATGCTTTACCGTGCCGGAATTAAACGGCATAAACACATTATGTAG
- a CDS encoding peptide MFS transporter, whose product MQQNSIVNSTQTKAKHPRALYVLFLTEMWERFAYYLMVGILLLYLIDDKTGGKGFSQGLGADIVGSFIALVYLTPFIGGLLADRHLGYIKSIFLGGSLMSLGYFCLSIPGNTALFVSLGLIIVGNGFFKPNISTLLGNIYNREELRPLKDNAYNIFYMGINVGAFICNFVAAYLRNKYGWGYAFAAAGVGLIIGLIVLAMNLNKVKEGDVKKPAQKEDMATGKIFGVVFLPAIIAAVIGWFLPTLLFHEPLMGSQASDAFIFACLPVIAFYVSLYVRAQGQDKKGIGALLFIFAISVIFWTIYNLNSTAYTLWAERYTDRTLSPTTQKITGAIGALQTVDDKPRWVNKVDNQLAEVKDVSPIVRLDSTTEVKQKGDKSETVKTIFGITANGNRIDTATKIVQVQGPDPYFNNVPPEQRPGGKEVKLMNTELFQSINPLFIVGLTLIFVPLFSYMRTKGKEPTTASKFAMALFICGLSALVMVFAVMSVPSVYTHKTSPIWLWLTYGVFTVSEIFLSPIGLSLVSKLAPARLTALLMGGWFLSTSIGGKIAGIMTSYWDGFSDKKIFFLILVAAAFVGGILIYSRLKSLNQILRDKTGSA is encoded by the coding sequence ATGCAACAGAACAGCATCGTAAACAGTACCCAAACGAAAGCAAAGCATCCACGGGCTTTGTACGTTCTTTTTCTAACCGAAATGTGGGAACGCTTCGCCTACTACCTGATGGTGGGCATTTTGCTTTTATACCTCATTGATGACAAAACCGGCGGCAAAGGTTTCTCGCAAGGCTTGGGCGCAGATATCGTAGGAAGTTTTATTGCGCTTGTTTACCTCACGCCTTTTATTGGCGGCTTGTTGGCTGATCGTCACCTCGGTTATATCAAATCCATTTTTCTCGGCGGAAGTTTAATGTCACTTGGCTATTTCTGTCTTTCCATTCCTGGCAATACGGCGCTGTTTGTTTCGCTTGGATTGATCATCGTTGGTAATGGGTTTTTTAAGCCGAATATTTCTACGCTGCTCGGCAATATTTACAACCGCGAAGAACTGCGTCCGTTAAAAGACAATGCCTACAACATCTTTTACATGGGTATCAACGTTGGTGCTTTCATTTGCAATTTCGTAGCGGCTTATTTGCGCAACAAATACGGCTGGGGCTATGCTTTTGCCGCAGCCGGTGTGGGGCTTATCATTGGCTTGATTGTATTGGCCATGAACCTGAATAAGGTGAAAGAAGGGGACGTAAAAAAGCCGGCGCAGAAAGAAGATATGGCTACCGGTAAAATATTCGGCGTTGTGTTTTTGCCTGCTATCATCGCGGCAGTTATTGGATGGTTCTTGCCAACGCTGCTTTTTCACGAACCGCTTATGGGTTCGCAAGCCAGCGATGCCTTCATCTTTGCCTGCTTGCCGGTGATTGCGTTTTACGTTTCGCTTTATGTAAGAGCGCAGGGGCAAGACAAAAAAGGCATTGGTGCGCTGCTGTTCATCTTTGCCATTTCGGTTATTTTCTGGACGATATACAACCTGAACTCAACTGCTTATACGTTGTGGGCGGAACGATATACAGACAGAACCTTGTCGCCAACGACGCAAAAAATTACCGGCGCCATTGGCGCTTTGCAAACGGTGGACGACAAACCGCGATGGGTAAACAAAGTAGACAATCAACTGGCAGAAGTAAAAGACGTTAGCCCAATCGTTAGATTGGATTCGACAACAGAAGTAAAACAGAAAGGTGACAAGTCCGAGACGGTGAAGACAATCTTCGGCATTACCGCCAACGGCAACCGCATTGATACCGCAACAAAGATTGTGCAGGTGCAAGGACCCGATCCTTATTTCAACAACGTGCCGCCCGAACAACGTCCGGGTGGTAAAGAGGTCAAGCTGATGAACACGGAATTGTTTCAATCCATCAATCCGTTGTTCATCGTTGGGCTGACGCTCATTTTTGTTCCGCTCTTTAGTTACATGCGTACCAAAGGCAAGGAGCCCACGACGGCATCTAAGTTTGCGATGGCTTTGTTCATTTGCGGCCTGTCGGCCTTGGTGATGGTGTTTGCAGTAATGTCAGTTCCTTCGGTTTACACACACAAAACATCACCCATTTGGTTGTGGCTGACGTACGGTGTTTTTACCGTGAGCGAAATTTTCTTAAGCCCGATTGGCTTGTCGCTTGTTTCCAAATTGGCGCCTGCACGTCTTACCGCTTTGTTGATGGGCGGCTGGTTTTTGTCAACCTCCATCGGTGGTAAAATTGCCGGCATTATGACAAGTTATTGGGATGGTTTTTCGGACAAGAAAATTTTCTTCCTCATACTTGTGGCTGCGGCCTTCGTTGGCGGCATTTTAATTTACTCACGCTTAAAATCGCTCAACCAGATTCTGAGAGATAAAACGGGTTCGGCATAA